The genomic stretch AATCAGGTGCGCAAGACGACTTCGGCGAGTGCGGTTTCGGTGTTTGATGTGGTGGATGGTCAGTATGACTTCCTGGCGTTTGTGGCTTCGGTGGGAAACAACAACGCGGGGTTGATGCTGAATTACACGGTGACCTACAGCGATGCGACGACCCTGATTGGAAGTGCCCACGTGTTGGACTGGGGGGTGTCGCCTGTGAGCGGATCGCCCAATGAGTTGTTCAATGTGGGGCGGGCGAATGTTTATTCCACCGGGACGTTTACTCCCGATGGGGCGGCGCAAACCTGGTCGGCGTTTGCTTATCTGGTGCCGGTGGATTCGATGAAGACGGTGACGAGCTTTTCCTACACTGCAGGTGCGGTAGGGACGAACTCGGCGACAGGAGAGATGGCGTTTTTTGCGTTGTCGACAGGAGTGGTGCCGGAGCCTGGGAGGATGGTCTTGCTGATGATGGCAGGGCTGATGGGGGTGATGGGGCGGCGGCGGGGGTGAGGTTTTGACACGGGGTCCTGTTGAGGGCATGCATGGACGAAGCGTGCCGGGCTTGCCTGGCTTTGAGCTCAGGCTACCTGAGGGCGCGGCGGCGTCGGAGGGTGAAACCGATGAGGGCGGCGGCGAGCAGGAGCATGCGACCGGGTTCAGGAACGATGGCGACGACGCCGGTGGTGCCGAATTGGGAGACGTCCCAGAACCATTCGCTGTTGTAAGCGCTGAGGTCCGGAAGGTCGAGGGAGTAAAGATCGTTGTCGTTGCCGGTGCGGATGCCGGAGGCATCGCCGTAGAAACCAAGGGGGATGGTGCCCACCCAATCCATGAGGTCAAAGACGTCCCGATAGTTGGGGGTGTAGCCGGAGCCGAGGGTGAGGCTGATGGTGGCGTTGGGATCGAGGATGAGGTCGCCTTCGATGATGACGCGGTCATTGCCGCCATCGAGTGAGGTGCCGGTGACGCTGGTGAGGCGGTTGGTCGCGGGATCGAAGGTGGCGGTGAGCCCGTGGCTGCCGTTGGTTTTGAGGTCGAGATTCATGGTGGCCCCGCTGTTGAGGCTGAGATGGCCGAGGATGCGCATGGTGCCGGTGTCGGTGGACAGTCCGGTGACGGCGGCAGTGACGGTTTCGGTGTTGCCGCCGGGGGAGAAGAAGGCACCGCTGCCGATGGTGACGTCGCCCTCGATGAAGCCATTGCCGCCAAAGGTGGCACCGGTGGTGACGCTGACGTCGTTGCTGCCGGTGGCGGAGTTGGTGCCGAGGTAGTCGTTGTTGGCAAGGAGGGTGCCTGCGCTGACGGTGGTGAGACCGATGTAGGTGTTGGTGCCGGAGAGGACGCTGGTGCCGGTGCCGGTTTGGTTGAGAACGCCGCTGCCGCTGATGTTGTTGGCGACGGTGAGGAGGTTGTTGCGGTTGAGGGCGAGGGTGGCGTTGTTGATGACATCG from Phragmitibacter flavus encodes the following:
- a CDS encoding PEP-CTERM sorting domain-containing protein; its protein translation is MLGLMCPQQEAGAAVVWQSVAAPSGFYNTDIVYENDGSPAVNGSFGSRYFYENGLQATTPLGLVSTGAYSHNFESYLGMGGTVQFQLGSYADNQVRKTTSASAVSVFDVVDGQYDFLAFVASVGNNNAGLMLNYTVTYSDATTLIGSAHVLDWGVSPVSGSPNELFNVGRANVYSTGTFTPDGAAQTWSAFAYLVPVDSMKTVTSFSYTAGAVGTNSATGEMAFFALSTGVVPEPGRMVLLMMAGLMGVMGRRRG